One stretch of Streptomyces sp. R21 DNA includes these proteins:
- a CDS encoding ricin-type beta-trefoil lectin domain protein: MSIATAVLLVLTTAGTSFSSVLGAPVSATTTDAAAATAGCGKAPTLTSGTHTIQSGGQTRSYILRVPAGYDSNHPYRLVFGFHWRGGTANDVDSGGTDGYNWSYYGLRRLADNANNSTIFVAPQGNGNGWANPGGQDVAFVEAMVSQIEAGLCVDTTQLFSAGFSYGAAMSYALACSRATVFRAVAVYSGANLSGCNGGTQPIAYMGLHGLRDNVLPISSGRELRDTFVRANGCTPQNPPEPANGSLTHIITTYSGCRSGYPVVWAAFDGAGHDPGPIDGSTGDGWRTWTSAAVWQFFTQFGSNPPPPPPTGNQEIVGQQSGRCLDINNSTTANGTQAQLWDCNGGSNQRWTYSAGKQLTVYGNKCLAASSQGNGAPAAIWDCSGQADQQWNMNPDGTITAVQSGLCLDANGQGTSNGTKVQLWSCTGGANQHWHLQN, from the coding sequence ATGTCCATCGCCACTGCGGTACTTCTCGTCCTGACAACTGCGGGCACCTCGTTCAGCAGCGTCCTTGGCGCGCCGGTGTCGGCCACGACCACCGACGCCGCCGCGGCGACAGCCGGCTGTGGCAAGGCCCCAACACTGACGAGCGGTACACACACGATTCAGAGCGGCGGCCAGACGCGCAGTTACATCCTGCGGGTTCCTGCCGGCTACGACAGCAACCACCCCTACCGGCTGGTCTTCGGCTTCCACTGGCGGGGCGGTACGGCAAACGACGTCGACTCGGGCGGAACGGACGGGTACAACTGGTCCTACTACGGCCTCCGGCGCCTGGCGGACAACGCGAACAACAGCACGATCTTCGTCGCCCCTCAGGGGAACGGCAACGGCTGGGCCAACCCCGGCGGCCAGGACGTGGCCTTCGTCGAAGCCATGGTCAGCCAGATCGAAGCAGGTCTGTGCGTCGACACCACGCAGTTGTTCTCCGCAGGCTTCAGCTACGGCGCCGCGATGTCGTACGCCCTCGCCTGCTCCCGGGCGACGGTCTTCCGCGCGGTCGCGGTCTACTCCGGCGCGAACCTCAGCGGGTGCAACGGCGGCACTCAGCCCATCGCCTACATGGGTCTGCACGGCCTGAGGGACAACGTGCTGCCCATCTCGTCGGGACGAGAACTGCGCGACACCTTCGTCCGGGCGAACGGCTGCACCCCGCAGAACCCGCCCGAGCCGGCCAACGGAAGCCTGACGCACATCATCACCACCTACTCCGGATGCAGGTCCGGATACCCCGTGGTCTGGGCCGCGTTCGACGGAGCGGGCCACGACCCCGGTCCCATAGACGGTTCCACCGGTGATGGCTGGCGCACCTGGACGTCGGCAGCGGTGTGGCAGTTCTTCACCCAGTTCGGCTCGAATCCGCCACCGCCGCCGCCCACCGGCAACCAGGAGATCGTCGGCCAGCAGTCGGGGCGCTGCCTCGACATCAACAACTCCACCACGGCCAACGGCACACAGGCACAACTGTGGGACTGCAACGGCGGCTCCAACCAACGGTGGACCTACTCTGCCGGAAAGCAGCTGACGGTCTACGGCAACAAGTGCCTGGCTGCCTCCAGCCAGGGCAACGGCGCCCCGGCGGCGATCTGGGACTGCAGCGGGCAGGCAGACCAGCAATGGAACATGAATCCCGACGGCACGATCACAGCCGTGCAGTCGGGGCTCTGCCTGGACGCCAACGGCCAAGGGACCTCCAACGGCACGAAAGTCCAGCTG
- a CDS encoding alpha-L-fucosidase: MTSSPFPLSRRRLLAAAGAATAVGLLRFAPEAAATDGPGSYTASWSSVDQHPPAPAWFQDAKFGIYYHWGVFSVPAFGNEWYPRNMYIGGSAENNHHKATYGDPSAWPYNNFIDGARDKAGNYVQFAPKLASQGGKWDPDAWARLFKAAGAKFAGPVAEHHDGFSMWNSRANSWNSVQHGPRLDLVGLHAQAIRGQGLKFMASLHHAYHFNGFYDHVPNQSDPALRLLFGQQGSAAENKLWYDKLIEVIDGYQPDLVWQDFDLGLVQESYRLQFLAHYYNQAVAWNKDVVATYKDGLDNKGEVYDFERGGPAGLLTPYWLTDDSISSSSWCYTVGIGYYSTQALLHSLIDRVSKGGNMLLNIAPMADGTIPSGQQSILLDMGDWLGRFGEAVYSTRSWASYGEGPTKMGGGSFSGPVAGKPQDVRFTRSRDNKVLYATALGWQGATMTVTTLNSNQINLSSLTGAQLLNNTAGTYINLPTPTQDASGLHFTMPASNPPFSALAYTVKLTFSGEIPVLGAPGGSTTWVKIANVTSGLVLDGGGNAASGSNLKQWNYDGSSNLQWQLIDLGNGYCRIMNRTNGMAADSWGNSANGAPARQEAWNGGNNQQWSLNSVGSNRYQIINRGTGTALDGSGSTTVGSTAVMWTPNSSTNNEWTITGI; the protein is encoded by the coding sequence ATGACCTCCTCCCCCTTCCCGCTCAGCCGGCGCCGACTGCTGGCAGCGGCCGGCGCGGCCACAGCCGTCGGCCTGCTGCGCTTCGCCCCCGAGGCCGCCGCGACCGACGGCCCCGGAAGCTACACCGCGAGCTGGTCCTCCGTGGACCAGCACCCCCCGGCCCCGGCCTGGTTCCAGGACGCCAAGTTCGGCATCTACTACCACTGGGGCGTCTTCAGCGTCCCCGCGTTCGGGAACGAGTGGTATCCGCGCAACATGTACATCGGCGGCTCGGCCGAGAACAACCACCACAAGGCCACCTACGGCGACCCCTCGGCATGGCCGTACAACAACTTCATCGACGGTGCCCGCGACAAGGCCGGCAACTACGTGCAGTTCGCCCCGAAGCTCGCCTCCCAGGGCGGCAAGTGGGATCCGGACGCCTGGGCGCGGCTGTTCAAGGCCGCAGGTGCAAAGTTCGCCGGCCCGGTCGCCGAACACCACGACGGCTTCTCCATGTGGAACAGCCGTGCCAACTCGTGGAACTCGGTCCAGCACGGCCCCAGACTCGACCTCGTGGGACTGCACGCGCAGGCCATCCGCGGGCAGGGCCTGAAGTTCATGGCCTCGCTGCACCACGCCTACCACTTCAACGGCTTCTACGACCATGTGCCGAACCAGTCGGACCCGGCGCTGCGCCTCCTCTTCGGCCAGCAGGGCTCGGCCGCGGAGAACAAGCTCTGGTACGACAAGCTGATCGAGGTCATCGACGGCTACCAGCCGGACCTGGTCTGGCAGGACTTCGACCTGGGCCTGGTGCAGGAGTCCTACCGGCTCCAGTTCCTCGCGCACTACTACAACCAGGCGGTCGCGTGGAACAAGGACGTCGTCGCGACCTACAAGGACGGCCTCGACAACAAGGGCGAGGTCTACGACTTCGAGCGCGGCGGCCCGGCAGGGCTGCTCACCCCCTACTGGCTGACCGACGACAGCATCTCCTCCTCCAGCTGGTGCTACACGGTGGGCATCGGCTACTACTCGACGCAGGCCCTGCTCCACTCGCTGATCGACCGGGTCAGCAAGGGCGGCAACATGCTGCTGAACATCGCTCCGATGGCCGACGGCACCATCCCCTCCGGACAGCAGTCCATCCTGCTCGACATGGGCGACTGGCTCGGCCGCTTCGGAGAGGCGGTCTACTCCACCCGCTCCTGGGCCAGTTACGGCGAGGGCCCCACCAAGATGGGCGGAGGCTCGTTCAGCGGACCGGTGGCCGGCAAACCGCAGGACGTCCGGTTCACCCGCAGCCGGGACAACAAGGTCCTCTACGCGACCGCGCTGGGCTGGCAGGGCGCCACCATGACCGTCACGACGCTGAACTCGAACCAGATCAACCTCAGCAGCCTGACCGGCGCGCAACTGCTGAACAACACGGCCGGCACCTACATCAACCTGCCCACACCGACCCAGGATGCCTCCGGCCTGCACTTCACCATGCCCGCGTCCAACCCGCCGTTCAGCGCCCTGGCATACACGGTCAAGCTCACCTTCTCCGGTGAGATCCCCGTCCTGGGCGCGCCGGGCGGCTCCACGACCTGGGTGAAGATCGCCAACGTGACCAGCGGGCTGGTGCTCGACGGCGGGGGCAACGCAGCCTCCGGCTCCAACCTCAAGCAGTGGAACTACGACGGCAGCAGCAACCTGCAGTGGCAGCTGATCGACCTCGGCAACGGCTACTGCCGCATCATGAACCGCACCAACGGCATGGCCGCCGACAGTTGGGGCAACTCCGCCAACGGCGCTCCCGCCCGCCAGGAGGCGTGGAACGGCGGCAACAACCAGCAGTGGTCGCTCAACAGCGTCGGCAGCAACCGCTACCAGATCATCAATCGGGGCACCGGCACCGCCCTTGACGGCAGCGGCAGCACCACCGTCGGCTCGACCGCGGTGATGTGGACACCGAACTCCAGCACCAACAACGAATGGACCATCACCGGGATCTGA
- a CDS encoding ricin-type beta-trefoil lectin domain protein: protein MSAFSRLFRRLRASTAVFTGLVLAAGGIVGTTAEPAHAATSITINGTSGGRTFDGVGAISGGGGNSRLLIDYPEPQRGQVLDYLFRPGYGASLQILKAEIGGDTNSTSGAEPSHQHTRSDLNCDRGYEWWLMEQAKARNPDIKLYGLAWGAPGWIGGGNFWSTDMTNYLLSWLGCAKQHGLSIDYLGGWNERGYNVSWYEQLRSALNSNGYAKVKIVAADSDWSVANDINSNPAFASAVSAIGTHYPCGYRSSQSNCSVPSAATSSGKTLWASENGSDDYNGGAQAMARGINRGYIDGRMTAYLNWPVVAAITPNLPYPTMGLALASQPWSGSYSIGKNTWVMAHTTQFTAPGWQYLDTSSGYIGGNRNNGSYVSLKSTNNSDYSTVIETMDAGSAQTLNFNVAGGLSTGTVHVWSTNVNSNNTADHFVHTTDITPSGSGFSLTVQPGRVYTLTTTTGQGKGTATGPGRGALSLPYSDSFDGYATGTEAKYLMDWQGAFEAVGCGGGRSGKCVRQMSPQKPITWDALSDPHALLGDVSWSNYTLSSDVMLEQPGYAELIGRANAQDYSSTGGLNAYHLRVSDTGAWSILNSNTNGNVSTLAHGTTTALGTNRWHTLALTFSGNTITALIDGSTVGSVNDFSWAGGQVGYATGQSETAQFDNLSITPGSGGSGGGTTAAIVGAGSGRCVDVPNQSQTAGTQVELWDCNGGANQQWTNTSADELRVYGGDCLDASGQGTTPGTKVDIWTCNGGSNQKWTIKADGTITGTQSGLCLDATGAGTANGTLLQLWTCNGSSNQKWTRD, encoded by the coding sequence GTGTCAGCATTCAGCCGGTTGTTCCGGCGCTTACGCGCCTCGACGGCCGTGTTCACGGGCCTCGTCCTGGCCGCCGGCGGGATCGTGGGCACGACCGCCGAGCCGGCCCATGCCGCCACCTCGATCACGATCAACGGCACGTCCGGCGGCCGGACCTTCGACGGCGTCGGCGCGATCAGCGGCGGGGGCGGCAACAGCAGACTCCTGATCGACTACCCGGAGCCCCAGCGCGGCCAGGTCCTGGACTACCTGTTCCGGCCCGGCTACGGCGCCTCCCTGCAGATCCTCAAAGCGGAGATCGGCGGTGACACCAACTCCACCTCCGGGGCCGAGCCGAGTCACCAGCACACCCGGTCCGACCTGAACTGCGACCGGGGCTACGAGTGGTGGCTGATGGAGCAGGCCAAGGCGCGCAACCCGGACATCAAGCTGTACGGGCTCGCCTGGGGCGCGCCGGGCTGGATCGGCGGCGGGAACTTCTGGTCCACCGACATGACCAACTATCTGCTCTCGTGGCTGGGTTGTGCCAAGCAGCACGGGCTGAGCATCGACTACCTCGGCGGGTGGAACGAGCGGGGCTACAACGTCTCCTGGTACGAGCAGCTGCGCAGCGCGCTCAACAGCAACGGCTACGCCAAAGTCAAGATCGTCGCGGCTGACTCGGACTGGTCCGTGGCGAACGACATCAACTCCAACCCCGCGTTCGCCTCCGCGGTGAGCGCCATCGGCACGCACTACCCCTGCGGTTACCGGTCGTCCCAGTCCAACTGCTCGGTGCCGTCGGCCGCCACCTCGTCCGGCAAGACGCTGTGGGCGAGCGAGAACGGCTCGGACGACTACAACGGGGGAGCGCAGGCCATGGCCCGCGGCATCAACCGCGGATACATCGACGGGCGGATGACGGCGTACCTCAACTGGCCGGTGGTCGCCGCGATCACACCCAACCTGCCCTACCCCACCATGGGTCTCGCCCTGGCCTCGCAGCCGTGGTCCGGCTCCTACTCGATCGGCAAGAACACCTGGGTGATGGCACACACCACCCAGTTCACCGCACCGGGGTGGCAGTACCTCGACACCTCCAGCGGCTACATCGGAGGCAACCGCAACAACGGAAGCTACGTCTCGCTCAAGTCCACCAACAACTCCGACTACTCCACGGTCATCGAGACGATGGACGCCGGCAGCGCCCAGACGCTGAACTTCAACGTCGCCGGAGGGTTGTCCACCGGGACCGTCCACGTCTGGTCCACCAACGTCAATTCCAACAACACGGCCGACCACTTCGTGCACACCACGGACATCACCCCGTCCGGCAGCGGTTTCAGCCTGACCGTGCAGCCCGGCCGCGTGTACACCCTGACCACCACGACCGGACAGGGCAAGGGCACCGCCACCGGCCCCGGCCGGGGCGCACTGAGCCTGCCGTACAGCGACTCCTTCGACGGCTACGCCACCGGCACCGAGGCCAAGTACCTCATGGACTGGCAGGGCGCCTTCGAGGCGGTGGGCTGCGGCGGCGGCCGTAGCGGCAAGTGCGTGCGCCAGATGAGCCCGCAGAAGCCGATCACCTGGGACGCGCTGTCCGATCCGCACGCCCTGCTCGGTGACGTGAGCTGGAGCAACTACACCCTCTCGTCCGACGTGATGCTCGAACAGCCGGGATACGCCGAGCTGATCGGCCGTGCCAACGCACAGGACTACAGCAGCACCGGCGGGCTGAACGCCTACCACCTGCGGGTGAGCGACACCGGAGCCTGGTCGATCCTGAACTCCAACACCAACGGCAACGTCTCCACCCTGGCCCACGGCACCACCACGGCGCTGGGCACCAACCGATGGCACACCCTGGCCCTCACCTTCTCCGGCAACACCATCACCGCCCTCATCGACGGCTCCACGGTCGGTTCCGTGAACGACTTCAGCTGGGCGGGCGGCCAGGTCGGCTACGCGACCGGCCAGAGTGAGACGGCGCAGTTCGACAACCTGTCCATCACCCCGGGCAGCGGCGGATCCGGCGGCGGCACGACCGCCGCGATCGTCGGGGCCGGTTCGGGCCGGTGCGTGGACGTGCCGAACCAGTCGCAGACGGCCGGTACCCAGGTGGAGCTGTGGGACTGCAACGGCGGCGCCAACCAGCAGTGGACGAACACCTCGGCCGATGAGCTGCGCGTCTACGGCGGCGACTGCCTGGACGCCTCGGGCCAGGGCACCACCCCCGGTACCAAGGTGGACATCTGGACCTGCAACGGCGGCAGCAACCAGAAGTGGACGATCAAGGCCGACGGCACGATCACCGGTACCCAGTCCGGCCTGTGCCTGGACGCCACCGGCGCGGGAACGGCCAACGGCACCTTGTTGCAGCTGTGGACCTGCAACGGCAGCAGCAACCAGAAGTGGACGCGTGACTGA
- a CDS encoding RICIN domain-containing protein gives MRTRVRPSRLILAAGVVLALMLQLLSTAASQAASGESLSVNLASTRGPSTGVGEGFLYGFSEDGTQPVDQFIQPLGINAFRGGGWFSGGWIKDNYQYGSATKADVGSIISQAKRLTQPPYHAQYQVLVSDIYGANGGQPSNTMYPCDNGNCSNWISFIDSTVGALQASGLKFSYDIWNEPDISVFWTRGVNSAQYFQMWDTAYREIRRIAPGAQIVGPSLAFTPQSNPGEWRTWLAHVKAAGTVPDMITNHDEGDVDDPVTVGQSLSSALTTAGIGPLPLSANEYQPADRQTAGVTAWYLARFAQSGYTNAMRGNWVCCITPNLTGVLTQSGGSWQPTGNWWALRDYADMTGTLVDTSGQVGSTAISASEDSTAKRVVAIIGDSNGNSGSASVTFNGLASVPWLANAGSVNVTVHRIPEQAPLAAPQIVYNQNVSASGGSITVPFTFQASHDAFAVYLTPASSSGGFPTGYHQLVAAHDNLCMDVYGNSGSAGAAIDQWTCNGQSNQQFQFVPASGGYGELRAQNSGQDVAVAGSSTTAGTPDIVQQAPGAAAGSLWLPLRQSDGSYAFQNRNSGLCLDVYGAGSNAGQQLDQWPCKNAPGTNQDFNLR, from the coding sequence ATGAGGACGAGAGTGAGACCCAGCCGTCTGATACTTGCAGCCGGCGTCGTCCTGGCGCTCATGCTGCAGCTGCTGTCGACGGCCGCGAGCCAGGCCGCCTCGGGCGAGTCGCTGAGCGTGAACCTGGCGTCGACGCGCGGGCCTTCCACCGGTGTGGGGGAGGGGTTCCTCTACGGTTTCAGTGAAGACGGCACCCAGCCCGTGGACCAGTTCATCCAGCCACTGGGCATCAACGCGTTCCGCGGCGGCGGATGGTTCTCCGGCGGCTGGATCAAGGACAACTACCAGTACGGGTCGGCCACCAAGGCCGACGTCGGCTCGATCATCTCGCAGGCGAAACGGCTCACCCAACCGCCGTATCACGCGCAGTACCAGGTGCTGGTCAGTGACATCTACGGCGCGAACGGCGGCCAGCCGTCGAACACGATGTACCCGTGCGACAACGGCAACTGCTCCAACTGGATCAGCTTCATCGACTCCACGGTGGGGGCGCTGCAGGCTTCGGGACTGAAGTTCTCCTACGACATCTGGAACGAGCCCGATATCTCCGTCTTCTGGACCCGGGGTGTGAACAGCGCCCAGTACTTCCAGATGTGGGACACCGCCTACCGGGAGATCCGGCGCATCGCGCCCGGGGCGCAGATCGTGGGGCCGTCCCTGGCGTTCACCCCGCAGAGCAACCCCGGTGAATGGCGGACCTGGCTCGCGCACGTGAAGGCGGCGGGGACGGTGCCGGACATGATCACCAACCACGACGAGGGCGACGTCGACGACCCGGTCACCGTCGGGCAGTCCCTGAGCAGTGCCCTGACCACGGCGGGCATCGGTCCGTTGCCGCTGTCCGCGAACGAGTACCAGCCGGCCGACCGGCAGACCGCCGGGGTGACAGCCTGGTATCTGGCGCGGTTCGCGCAGTCCGGGTACACCAACGCGATGCGCGGCAACTGGGTGTGCTGCATCACCCCCAACCTGACCGGAGTCCTGACCCAGAGCGGCGGCAGCTGGCAGCCGACCGGCAACTGGTGGGCGCTTCGGGACTACGCCGACATGACCGGCACCCTCGTCGACACCTCCGGCCAGGTCGGCTCGACGGCGATCTCGGCCTCCGAGGACTCCACTGCCAAGCGCGTGGTGGCGATCATCGGCGACTCGAACGGGAACAGCGGCTCCGCGTCCGTGACCTTCAACGGGCTGGCGTCCGTGCCCTGGTTGGCGAACGCGGGCAGTGTGAACGTCACCGTGCACCGCATCCCGGAGCAGGCGCCACTCGCCGCCCCTCAGATCGTGTACAACCAGAACGTGAGCGCCTCGGGCGGCTCGATCACCGTGCCGTTCACGTTCCAGGCCTCGCACGACGCGTTCGCCGTCTACCTGACGCCCGCCTCGTCCAGCGGCGGCTTCCCGACCGGCTACCACCAACTCGTCGCCGCCCACGACAACTTGTGCATGGACGTCTACGGCAACTCCGGCAGCGCGGGCGCCGCGATCGACCAGTGGACCTGCAACGGGCAGAGCAACCAGCAGTTCCAGTTCGTGCCGGCCTCGGGCGGCTACGGCGAACTGCGGGCCCAGAACTCCGGCCAGGACGTGGCGGTGGCCGGCAGTTCCACCACGGCGGGCACCCCGGACATCGTCCAGCAGGCCCCCGGCGCGGCGGCGGGCAGCCTCTGGCTGCCCCTGCGCCAGTCCGACGGCTCCTACGCGTTCCAGAACCGGAACAGCGGTCTGTGCCTGGACGTCTACGGCGCCGGCAGTAACGCGGGTCAGCAACTGGACCAGTGGCCGTGCAAGAACGCGCCCGGCACCAACCAGGACTTCAACCTCCGCTGA
- a CDS encoding lectin, with protein MLKPATDRRRRRFTAVYLFALALVLAAFGAPAFATSARTGTTATARVAAAHTANTPAADASLPCDLYAAGGTPCVTAHATTRALFASYNGPLYQIQRASDHSYRDIGVLSAGGYADAASQVSFCAGTSCTITKIYDQTAKHNDLPISWGGFWKGPGPNGSDVGADAMALPVTAAGHQVFGVKVTPGVGYRIDHASGVATGSQPEGIYMVTSSNYTNQWCCFDYGSGENSHTDTGNATMNAIYWGNACWFNGCTGTGPWVEADLENGMFHTNTGSNKDPNNPGVHYPFVSAWLKNNGTTNFTLKYGNGSSGGLTTTFSGPLPNGYSPMKVDSSVLLGTGGDNSPSGVGEFFEGAMTAGYPSDATENAVQAAITAAGYGGGSGGGTTGALHAVGAGRCLDVPSASTTPGTQTQIWDCNGAANQTWSQTSSHELTVYSGSSRLCLDASNRGTSSGTKVITWTCNGQNNQQWNLNANGTVTSAQSGLCLDVSGAAAANGTPVQLWTCNGGSNQQWSLS; from the coding sequence ATGCTCAAGCCCGCCACCGACCGCCGACGAAGGCGGTTCACAGCGGTGTACCTGTTCGCCCTGGCGTTGGTCCTGGCCGCCTTCGGCGCGCCGGCATTCGCCACATCCGCGCGGACCGGCACGACCGCCACCGCCCGCGTGGCGGCGGCCCACACGGCGAACACCCCCGCGGCCGACGCGTCGCTTCCGTGTGACCTCTATGCCGCGGGTGGTACGCCGTGTGTGACGGCGCACGCCACCACGAGGGCGCTCTTCGCGTCGTACAACGGGCCGCTGTACCAGATCCAGCGGGCCTCCGACCACAGCTACCGCGACATCGGAGTGCTCAGCGCGGGCGGGTACGCCGACGCCGCGTCCCAGGTCTCGTTCTGCGCGGGCACCTCGTGCACGATCACGAAGATCTACGACCAGACCGCCAAACACAACGACCTGCCGATCTCCTGGGGCGGCTTCTGGAAGGGCCCCGGCCCGAACGGATCCGACGTCGGGGCGGACGCCATGGCCCTGCCGGTGACCGCGGCGGGCCACCAGGTCTTCGGCGTCAAGGTCACCCCCGGCGTCGGCTACCGGATCGACCACGCATCCGGCGTGGCCACCGGCTCCCAGCCCGAAGGCATCTACATGGTGACCTCGTCGAACTACACGAACCAGTGGTGCTGCTTCGACTACGGCAGCGGTGAGAACTCCCACACCGACACCGGCAACGCCACCATGAACGCCATCTACTGGGGCAACGCCTGCTGGTTCAACGGCTGCACCGGCACCGGCCCGTGGGTCGAGGCCGACCTGGAGAACGGCATGTTCCACACCAACACCGGCTCCAACAAGGACCCGAACAACCCCGGCGTGCACTACCCCTTCGTCAGCGCCTGGCTGAAGAACAACGGCACCACCAACTTCACACTCAAATACGGCAACGGCAGCAGCGGCGGCCTGACCACCACGTTCTCCGGCCCGCTGCCCAACGGTTACTCACCGATGAAGGTCGACAGCTCGGTCCTGCTCGGCACGGGCGGCGACAACAGCCCCTCAGGTGTCGGCGAGTTCTTCGAAGGCGCCATGACAGCGGGTTACCCCTCCGACGCCACCGAGAACGCCGTCCAGGCGGCCATCACCGCCGCCGGCTACGGCGGGGGAAGCGGCGGCGGCACGACAGGGGCGTTGCATGCGGTGGGTGCGGGCCGGTGTCTGGACGTGCCGAGCGCCTCGACGACGCCGGGCACGCAGACGCAGATCTGGGACTGCAACGGTGCGGCGAACCAGACGTGGTCGCAGACCTCCTCCCACGAGCTCACCGTGTACTCCGGCAGCAGCCGGCTGTGCCTGGACGCCTCCAACCGCGGCACCAGCTCCGGCACCAAGGTCATCACCTGGACCTGCAACGGCCAGAACAACCAGCAGTGGAACCTCAACGCCAACGGCACCGTCACCAGCGCCCAGTCGGGCCTGTGCCTGGACGTCAGCGGCGCCGCCGCCGCCAACGGCACCCCCGTACAGCTGTGGACCTGCAACGGCGGATCCAACCAGCAATGGTCACTGAGCTGA
- a CDS encoding RICIN domain-containing protein, which yields MPTTTARARRLRPLPSLLSLRRTLALAFSAVLFIVGAPLLSVGTAQSAAALSSGTEQPAAALGNGLALTPQMGFNDWNAYGCNVSESLIKSTAQAMHTNGMQAAGYSYVNIDDCWMTHSRDSGGRLVPDPAKFPDGIKGTADYVHSLGLKLGIYEDAGTATCAGYPGSLGHETTDAQSFASWGVDYLKYDNCNNNGVPGQTRYTAMRDALAATNRPILYSLCNWGQENVWTWGAGVGNSWRTTGDISANFSSMLSIFHSNAGLASYAGPGHWNDPDMLEVGNGSMTPTESRSEFSLWAEMAAPLIAGTNIPSASADTLSTLTNSRVIAVDQDSLGKQGTMVSSSGGLDVLAKPLANGDVSVALFNETGSTATISTNASAIGKTGASAYTLTDLWSGASSTTSGTISASVPAHGTVMYRVAGGTGGGGGSTVTGELHAVGAGKCLDVPNSAKTAGTQVEIWSCNGGANQIWTHSTSNQLTVYSGSGQMCLDAYNNQTTPGTKVEIWSCNGQTNQQWLLNANGTITGAQSGLCLDVTGGATANGTLAELWTCNGSSNQQWALG from the coding sequence ATGCCCACGACCACCGCGAGAGCCAGGCGTCTCAGGCCGCTGCCGTCGTTGCTGTCCCTGCGCAGAACCCTGGCCCTCGCCTTCTCGGCCGTGCTGTTCATCGTGGGCGCTCCCCTGCTCTCCGTCGGTACGGCACAATCCGCCGCCGCGCTCTCCTCCGGTACGGAGCAGCCCGCCGCCGCGCTCGGCAACGGGCTCGCGCTGACCCCGCAGATGGGCTTCAACGACTGGAACGCGTACGGCTGCAACGTCTCCGAGTCGCTGATCAAGTCCACCGCGCAGGCGATGCACACCAACGGCATGCAGGCGGCGGGCTATTCGTACGTCAACATCGACGACTGCTGGATGACCCACAGCCGTGATTCCGGCGGCCGTCTGGTGCCTGACCCGGCCAAGTTCCCCGACGGCATCAAGGGCACCGCGGACTACGTGCACTCACTGGGGCTGAAGCTGGGGATCTACGAGGACGCGGGCACCGCGACCTGCGCCGGGTATCCGGGCAGCCTGGGGCACGAGACCACGGACGCGCAGTCGTTCGCGTCGTGGGGCGTGGACTATCTGAAGTACGACAACTGCAACAACAACGGGGTGCCCGGGCAGACCCGGTACACCGCGATGCGGGACGCCCTGGCGGCAACCAACCGGCCGATCCTGTACAGCCTGTGCAACTGGGGCCAGGAGAACGTGTGGACCTGGGGCGCGGGCGTGGGCAACAGCTGGCGCACCACCGGGGACATCAGCGCGAACTTCTCCAGCATGCTCTCGATCTTCCACAGCAACGCGGGACTTGCCTCCTACGCCGGCCCCGGCCACTGGAACGACCCCGACATGCTGGAGGTCGGCAACGGCTCGATGACGCCCACCGAGAGCCGCAGCGAGTTCAGCCTCTGGGCGGAGATGGCCGCGCCGCTCATCGCGGGCACCAACATCCCCTCGGCCAGTGCGGACACCCTGTCGACGCTGACCAACTCCCGGGTGATCGCGGTCGACCAGGACTCCCTGGGCAAGCAGGGCACCATGGTGTCGTCCTCGGGCGGCCTGGACGTGCTGGCCAAGCCTCTGGCCAACGGAGACGTGTCGGTGGCGCTGTTCAACGAGACGGGCTCGACGGCGACCATCTCGACCAACGCGTCCGCGATCGGTAAGACCGGGGCGTCCGCCTACACCCTGACCGACCTGTGGTCGGGGGCGTCCTCCACCACCTCGGGCACGATCAGCGCCTCGGTCCCGGCGCACGGCACGGTGATGTACCGGGTCGCGGGCGGCACCGGCGGCGGCGGAGGGTCCACCGTGACCGGCGAGCTGCACGCGGTGGGCGCGGGCAAGTGTCTGGACGTACCCAACTCGGCCAAGACCGCCGGCACCCAGGTGGAGATCTGGAGCTGCAACGGCGGGGCCAACCAGATCTGGACGCACTCCACGTCCAACCAGCTCACCGTCTACTCGGGCAGCGGCCAGATGTGCCTCGACGCCTACAACAACCAGACCACGCCGGGGACGAAGGTGGAGATCTGGTCGTGCAACGGCCAGACCAACCAACAGTGGCTGCTGAACGCCAACGGCACGATCACCGGCGCGCAGTCCGGCCTGTGCCTGGACGTCACCGGAGGGGCCACCGCCAACGGAACCCTCGCCGAGCTGTGGACCTGCAACGGCAGCAGCAACCAGCAGTGGGCGCTGGGATGA